Below is a genomic region from Dehalococcoidales bacterium.
ATGAGACGCCCCATCCCGGGCAAACAGAATATTTGCTCCATGACAATGGCGCCACTCAGTAAGCCGGGGATGCGTGCTCCCAGCATGGTTATCAGGGGAAGCCCGGCGTTTCTCAGGGCATGCCGCAGGACGATTACCCTCTCCTTAAGCCCCTTTG
It encodes:
- a CDS encoding ABC transporter permease, translating into KGLKERVIVLRHALRNAGLPLITMLGARIPGLLSGAIVMEQIFCLPGMGRLMIEAINNRDYPIISGVNLIMAALTMACILLTDISYAYIDPRIRYK